A window of Acipenser ruthenus chromosome 32, fAciRut3.2 maternal haplotype, whole genome shotgun sequence genomic DNA:
GGAACTCAATGTCTGAAGGTGTTGGCAGTTTAGCtacaatgtatttttacatagaattgaGCATGATTTGATTTCACATCTCCTGGTTCATAAACTGGGACATTAACAATTTTTCACCCGACTGTCTGTACTGAGCATTTTAAACATCACATTGGTACATCTCCTTCAGTCCATTCCAATCCTTACCCTGATGAAACACAGAGGTTCAACTGAAAAGTTAGAGAGCTGGTTGAACTAGGCTCTGCTAAACTGATTAGAAGGCCAGGGTTGAATTGGGAATGGACTGAGACACAACAGCTCCAACTAAAGCCTGGATTGTATCAATATTATGACAGCACAATAGCCATTATAAAAAAAGTGTAGCCAACTTTGACTTAATTCAGGCCTACCCAGACAAGCACAGCAATGCAGTGAAAAGGATCAACTGTTTCAAAAGACACTGCAGCGAGGTTGGTAGTTGgggaaatgttaaaaataaaaggcTCCTTAGAAGAAAAATCACCACCATGTGGACGAGACGTGCACAGAACAAGGCAGCGGGAACCTAAAGCAACTTCAGGGGGTTCAGGGGGCGTCtcaagagaaaaataaaacattgctatTTCACTTACTGATTGGCTTAGAACAAAATAAATCTGAGCGTCATTACCACCACTCAAGCGCACAGCCGGCTGACGATTACTGATACCAATCTGCTGTTTCCAAAGTGAATGAGCGCACTgcgttattgttatttattattaatattgtacgGTTTCctattgaccccccccccccccccccggccccccCGTTCCCAGGTTCCTGTGGGTTTACGAAGGCTGGGAGCCCAGCAGTCTCTCTATAGCAGCGTTGATGTCTCCCCCGGTGGCAATGAGGGCTTGCAGGTTGGCTTCCCGGTTGATGAAGCCCATGGCACTGAGCTGCTCCAGCTGCTGCTGAAACCGCACCTCTGGGGTCTGGGTCTGCAGGTAAGGGGACACAGGAGGGCTGTTATTCAAGGGGCAGGGCAGGACAGGAGGGCTGTTATTCcaggggcagggcagggcaggggagCTGTTATAATGGATACTGCACTGTGGAATTCAGCTGTAATCTAAAATGAAAATGGACCCAAATATTCAAAGGAATCTTCTTACCTGGAACTGTTTCagggtttaacactagaaccaccatgcgggtcaatttggcccattttggatttaaaatgttaattactcttccttTGTAAATCGAATGCGGTTGTCCATTTTTGACACTTCCTGAATATATGAATTACATATCCAGAcacgtttgatagccagaatcgcaaaaattataaagttataaacagttctacctagaaccgccacgtgggtcaatgtgacccatgcattacaatacatgtctttttttaatataacgtaagatattttttttgtaaatgcagcaaacaagacacgacccctagcaaatgttttttttttcaagcctttgtttgtagactgactacgagacagagattgctatgattgtggatttgtcaagatgcaaactcagtgaaagcctagttgcttatttttcaatgtacctgggagacaacaatccttttgtttcacaaatgcaactgggaatatatcagaaggaaatatttaatcttgaaagtagtcattttgattggaatatggcAAGCTGCACTCGGATGCATACAGCAAattgaaatgacaggtaggataacaacttgtgcccaatatgaaacgtatgttatatattatttttttatattactattagaaaaaaaacaaacattttggttttacaggtttgtatgtaccagtttacacgtgtttaaACAATAGTGTTCAAtagaactgcgtctgtgtttacaacacagctcctggatgcaggcacagtcagctggcagacgcgtacgctcctccatagagtacaattttctttttatgtagtattagaaacaatgatttaaagccttttatgtttaattttccatttaaatagtgtttctatgatgcaaatgttagatgtgatgttcatgaataaaacgtttcagttgtatccgatagtatgtctttcattttcataacgaagcagtttaaaaatgtatgggtcaaagtgacccacgtggcggttctaggcgGGTCTAGTGTTAaattcaatagtgctgaatttagaaatactaaaaagaaacttcaatttGAATGTTTCGTTTAGACGGTCTTTTTCAATGCCTGCAAATGAGAAAGGCTTTCATTCTAaaaggtttgtcattgaatttattaaccCTTTAGAAGTAAAGggacatgtgtcccacaaataaaaacgaTGCTAAATTATTTTTGCAACGAGTCGCATGAAACAGGGCTTAATTTACTGACAGGTAGGATCTGGTCAcacaaattgtcagtttcctccttgtgatacttgaTTCCCTCAAATGTagtaagaagaaactgtttgaacaagcACTCAATTGTACCTGAAGGGGCTAAGTTTCTTTCTAGCTTTCGCTGActaagacttctagttgaaacatttgtttttgaatatattaagtttctttcagcatttctaaattcAGTGCTTTAAGATGCACATTTGCAATGTTGAACTCCATACCGCTGCACCGCTGCCTCCTGCGAACATCTGCAGCATCTGCTGCATGAGTTGCTGCTGGGAGCTGGGGGGGCCGCCGGGTGGAGAGGGGCCCGTGGTGGGGCCCGTCCCCGAGGAGACCGGACTCTCGGGGGCCACACTGCCACCTGTGGGCAGGGGGACCGTCGGCAAACCTCCGGGGGTGAGGCTGCAGAGAGAGAAATCAAGCAGGGTCAGCAGGCAATGCAGCAGGAGGGACAGTCTAGCAACAAGTGTGTTCTGTTGGAAAACGCATCCAGCgttttttctaaactaaaatcatttttaaatgattaaaattcTGTGTATTAGGATAGACCTGGTGAAGCCTggtgtttagagctgagggactgggagagaagcagtgctatctactggttagagctgagggactgggaaagaAGGAAGCAGTGTAGCTCTAGTGATTAGAGCAGAGTGACTggaagggagggaggcagtgtggcactAGTGTTTacagcagagggagggaaagagcaagggatgcagtgtggcaCTAGTGTTTacagcagagggagggaaagagcaagggatgcagtgtggctctagtggttacagcagagggagggaaagagcaagggatgcagtgtggctctagtggttacagcagagggagggaaagagcaagggatgcagtgtggctctagtggttacagcagagggagggaaagagcaagggatgcagtgtggctctagtggttacagcagagggagggaaagagcaagggatgcagtgtggctctagtggttacagcagagggagggaaagagcaagggatgcagtgtggctctagtggttacagcagagggagggaaagagcaagggatgcagtgtggctctagtggttacagcagagggagggaaagagcaagggatgcagtgtggctctagtggttacagcagagggagggaaagagcaagggatgcagtgtggctctagtggttacagcagagggagggaaagagcaagggatgcagtgtggctctagtggttacagcagagggagggaaagagcaagggatgcagtgtggctctagtggttacagcagagggagggaaagagcaagggatgcagtgtggctctagtggttacagcagagggagggaaagagcaagggatgcagtgtggctctagtggttacagcagagggagggaaagagcaagggatgcagtgtggctctagtggttacagcagagggagggaaagagcaagggatgcagtgtggctctagtggttacagcagagggagggaaagagcaagggatgcagtgtggctctagtggttacagcagagggagggaaagagcaagggatgcagtgtggctctagtggttacagcagagggagggaaagagcaagggatgcagtgtggctctagtggttacagcagagggagggaaagagcaagggatgcagtgtggctctagtggttacagcagagggagggaaagagcaagggatgcagtgtggctctagtggttacagcagagggagggaaagagcaagggatgcagtgtggctctagtggttacagcagagggagggaaagagcaagggatgcagtgtggctctagtggttacagcagagggagggaaagagcaagggatgcagtgtggctctagtggttacagcagagggagggaaagagcaagggatgcagtgtggctctagtggttacagcagagggagggaaagagcaagggatgcagtgtggctctagtggttacagcagagggagggaaagagcaagggatgcagtgtggctctagtggttacagcagagggagggaaagagcaagggatgcagtgtggctctagtggttacagcagagggagggaaagagcgagggaggtagtgtggctctagtggttacggcagagggagggaaagagcgagggaggtagtgtggctctagtggttacggcagagggagggaaagagcgagggatgcagtgtggctctagtggttacagcagagggagggaaagagcgaGGGAGGTAGTGTGGCTCTAGTGTTTAGAGCCGAGAGAGGGATGCAGTATGGTGTGTTGCTTAGAGCTGAAGTGCAGTGAAGGCAGCCAGTCTGTTCCCTACCTTGGCATGAGCCCCGGTGCCTCAGTCTGCAGTGTCTGGAGCCCCTGCTGGATCTGGAGCAGAGCCTGCATGGCCCGGGGGTTTGTCATCACGGAGAGAGCCTCAGGATTCTGCATCTGCAAGGGAAGCAGGGGCCGGGTCAGTCCCCGGCGCAGACGAGTCTGCAGGGGCCGGGTCAGTCCCGGGCGCAGACGAGTCTGCAGGAGCCGGGTCAGTCCCCGGCGCAGACGAGTCTGCAGGGGCCGGGTCAGTCCCCGGCGCAGACGAGTCTGCAGGGGCCGGGTCAGTCCCCGGCGCAGACGAGTCTGCAGGGGCCGGGTCAGTCAAGACTCTTGGTCTGACCCCTCTAAACTACCGGCTCTCAAATGGTCTTCAGAATATCAGATTTCAATGAATTTGGCATCTActgtatggccaaaagttttgcatcaccctatagaattaactaatttttacCTGCTGAAGAAAGACCGGGAGCTGGTGTCTGAACTGCTCCTGAAGCTGTGGATTGCCAGCAAACAGGGGGTTATTCACCATcacctgggagagagagaggaatacaTCATTCACAGAGGGGTCATTCATGGTTAGAACCCTTCACTAATTTATGGTTTTCAAAATTTCACAAGTTATGTGCAACACAGTTCAGTGCTTTCTTGATACTTTGCTATTTACCAGATAGGATCAGAGTGGGCTGATTGAAGACACTCAAATGaaatcacgcacacacacatgtacacacacagcAGGTTACTCCAAGCTGTCATGGAATTTGGCTCAACATCCTGACCCCTCTTTGAAATAGTACCAGATTCATTAAATGGATCATGTACCATGTGCATTCCCAGAATAGTGAGTTTCTGCTCAGATTATTTACCAGTACTGACTACTCTTTAACCATAGGGTTGCTTCTGAAAAAAACATCTGAAGTGAAAATCATAAACCCTAACTATACATAAAAGAGCATACAAAGAGGATAATAACAGATAtgaaattataaaatattattaaaatgtatcctTTTAGAAGTAACCTCagctaataaaacaaattaaataaaaaaggtatCATGAAAAGGACACAAGTCACAGGCTGCCGTCCCTGCACTGCCGAGGGGCCGGCTCCACCTGGTGGTCACAAACCTGCGCTGCGAAGTCAGGGTTCTGTGCCAGGGACTGCATCATGCTGCGCATGTAGGGAGCGGACAGCATGTTCTGCATGAGCTGAGGGCTGTCTGAGATCTGCTGCATCAGGCTCTGCATGCCGGGGCTGTTAAACATGCCTGAAGAAAAAGGGGCGGGAGTGTCAATGTAAGAATCGCACAGCAACACAAGCCGATACAcaagaaatgtgaaaaaaacaaaaccagagctAATCAGAACCGTGAAAACGATCCCCTGGACCTACATCCAAACAAGCCCAGATTCTGACACATGACTAGATCTCTCATTGCTGTACTTTTAACAAAGGGGGTCAGAAGAGGGTAGTACCGTTGCCCAGGCTGGATGCATTGATGCCCAGGGGGTTGGAGATGCTGGGGGTGGTCCCGCTCTGGGGTGTCGGGGTGGTGCCCCCCTCTCCCTCTGTGCTCGATGTGGGGGCCGCAGTGCCGGGGGGACCCCAGGGGTTGGGGAGGGGCTCCCTGTTCTCTGTCCGCTGTGGCTGGACTCCTGATCCTTCCGCGTTCCCTCCCAGTGCAGAGAAGGGGTTGTTACCGAACTGGGGAAGCGAAAAGAGAAATTGCTGATGGATTTGCTTGTTAAAGTTTCCCCCATGTACACAGCATAGACTAAGCTCAAAGTAATTGTAGCCAACAAAAGAGCCATGAATTTTCTCCACTGTGTGCGTCCATTCATTActtaaaagtgcagttttgaaagagacGCACGTTTTAGCAAACGcaaattttcattttcaaacaggaCGCCTGGTATGTGCTTTTAGTACTTCCTGGGTCacttcacctggagggtgaaattgcccCCACCCCTGTCAggaaccaatcagctgcttctcctattgagagacgctttcagccagtaacatgacccaggaGACACTGCTGGGGTGGTAACAAAGCAAGCAgccagagctttctttaacccagtgcAGAACCAAGTGtcggttttaaaattaaatacaaggttgcttgtttaaaaactgcacatttgagaagtGCAAAATGAGTGTgattgatggaattattttgttagctacaattactttagaaTAT
This region includes:
- the LOC117395515 gene encoding ubiquilin-4 — translated: MADSGRTDPVNNNNNKNTASEENIIRVTVKTPKDKEEIAIQEDASVTQFKEEISRRFKAKQDQLVLIFAGKILKDGDTLNQHGIKDGLTVHLVIKTAQKTADGSSSQPSTSSSSSAPQVSSSSSPSPASPNPASSTTASSTSAGGPEAGTGPAQPPSILTGFGDLASLGSLGMGSANFMELQQQMQRQLMSSPEMLSQIMENPLVQNMMSNPDLMRQMIVANPQMQQLMERNPEISHMLNNPELMRQTMELARNPAMMQEMMRNQDRALSNLESIPGGYNALRRMYTDIQEPMFSAAREQFGNNPFSALGGNAEGSGVQPQRTENREPLPNPWGPPGTAAPTSSTEGEGGTTPTPQSGTTPSISNPLGINASSLGNGMFNSPGMQSLMQQISDSPQLMQNMLSAPYMRSMMQSLAQNPDFAAQVMVNNPLFAGNPQLQEQFRHQLPVFLQQMQNPEALSVMTNPRAMQALLQIQQGLQTLQTEAPGLMPSLTPGGLPTVPLPTGGSVAPESPVSSGTGPTTGPSPPGGPPSSQQQLMQQMLQMFAGGSGAATQTPEVRFQQQLEQLSAMGFINREANLQALIATGGDINAAIERLLGSQPS